A genomic window from Planctomycetia bacterium includes:
- a CDS encoding DedA family protein — MDTAAFIATWGYIGIIAFLVLTGCGLPIPEEVPIVAAGWLSAPHVAKLNPWIALGSCFIGAIFGDIVMYGIGRKFGRKLLQRRAFFASYLSAEKERHIEEMFHKHGLKVLFVSRFLVGIRSPIYITAGILKVPFRRFVIADMFCAGVMISTFFSLAYFFSDSVLKYITDAEKAVTITVVLAGIGVLIGYRYYRKRHAAAHSKLVPSVNCEPEPNDEKVEKSVA; from the coding sequence ATGGACACGGCAGCGTTTATCGCTACTTGGGGCTACATCGGCATCATCGCCTTTTTGGTGCTCACGGGTTGCGGCTTGCCGATCCCGGAAGAAGTCCCGATCGTGGCGGCGGGCTGGCTCTCTGCGCCGCACGTGGCGAAGCTGAATCCCTGGATCGCCTTAGGGTCGTGCTTTATCGGCGCGATCTTCGGCGACATCGTGATGTACGGCATCGGCCGTAAGTTCGGGCGAAAGCTGCTGCAGCGCCGCGCGTTCTTCGCCAGCTATCTCTCTGCCGAGAAAGAACGGCACATCGAAGAGATGTTTCACAAGCACGGACTGAAAGTGCTGTTCGTGTCGCGGTTTCTCGTCGGCATCCGTTCGCCCATCTATATCACGGCCGGGATCTTAAAGGTTCCGTTTCGCCGCTTCGTGATCGCCGATATGTTTTGCGCCGGCGTGATGATCTCGACCTTCTTCAGCCTCGCCTACTTCTTCTCCGACTCCGTTTTGAAGTACATCACCGACGCCGAGAAAGCCGTCACGATCACGGTCGTGCTGGCCGGAATCGGCGTGTTGATCGGTTACCGCTACTATCGCAAACGCCACGCTGCGGCCCATTCGAAGCTCGTGCCGAGCGTGAATTGCGAACCCGAGCCGAACGACGAAAAGGTCGAGAAATCGGTCGCTTAG
- a CDS encoding FAD:protein FMN transferase, with product MQPPRPATRRHFITGQAAVAAMQDVATNAALRGDTSAHKSPFEPFDGSEQPYYLRYTRQAMASDFQLLLPAGENRVDVALEALDLLEPLEAQLTVYRDTSEVLDINRRAADVPVEVESQLFALLELAVQLHRDTAGAYDITSGPLSQAWGFARRQGAVPDAETLAAARAQVGSEKLLLDRRRRTVRFTQPGVQINFNSLGKGYALDRCGSHLRAAGFESFLWHGGQSSVLAQGSAQAESSAAAPPGPDSPGWMIGIGHPLRPERKLAELLVRDRAAGTSGAGFQFFRHAGKRYGHILDPRTGTPAEGVFSVTVLAPTAALADALSTAFYVLGFDESVRYCQDRPEIGFLMLLPAESGSAVELAVCGLDDDCWRLAAS from the coding sequence ATGCAGCCTCCACGGCCGGCGACTCGCCGGCACTTTATTACCGGCCAAGCCGCCGTCGCCGCGATGCAGGATGTCGCGACGAACGCGGCTCTGCGCGGCGACACCTCGGCTCATAAGTCCCCCTTCGAGCCGTTCGACGGCTCCGAGCAGCCGTATTATCTCCGCTACACCCGGCAGGCGATGGCGAGCGACTTTCAATTGTTGCTGCCTGCCGGAGAAAACCGAGTCGACGTCGCCCTCGAAGCCCTCGACCTGCTCGAACCCCTCGAAGCGCAGCTCACCGTATACCGCGATACGAGCGAGGTGCTCGACATCAATCGCCGCGCGGCCGACGTGCCCGTCGAAGTCGAGTCGCAACTGTTCGCGCTGCTCGAACTTGCCGTGCAACTCCATCGCGATACGGCCGGGGCGTACGATATTACCTCGGGCCCGCTATCGCAGGCCTGGGGCTTCGCTCGGCGGCAAGGAGCCGTGCCCGACGCCGAGACGCTGGCCGCGGCTCGAGCGCAGGTCGGCAGCGAGAAGCTCTTGCTGGATCGCCGGCGCCGCACCGTCCGCTTTACGCAGCCTGGTGTGCAGATCAACTTCAATAGCCTCGGCAAAGGATACGCGCTCGACCGCTGCGGCAGCCACCTACGGGCCGCCGGCTTCGAGAGCTTCTTGTGGCACGGTGGACAAAGCAGCGTCTTGGCCCAAGGGTCGGCCCAGGCCGAGAGTTCGGCCGCCGCGCCGCCGGGCCCCGATTCACCAGGCTGGATGATCGGTATCGGCCATCCGTTGCGGCCGGAGCGAAAGTTGGCCGAGCTGCTCGTTCGCGATCGGGCGGCGGGAACCTCGGGGGCGGGCTTTCAATTCTTTCGCCACGCGGGAAAGCGCTACGGCCATATCTTAGACCCGCGCACCGGAACGCCGGCCGAAGGGGTCTTCTCCGTGACCGTGCTCGCGCCGACTGCGGCCCTCGCCGATGCCCTTTCGACCGCTTTCTACGTCCTCGGCTTCGACGAATCGGTTCGCTACTGCCAGGACCGACCCGAGATCGGGTTCTTGATGCTGTTGCCTGCCGAGAGCGGGAGTGCGGTCGAACTCGCCGTGTGCGGACTCGACGACGACTGCTGGCGGCTTGCCGCGTCGTAA
- a CDS encoding DUF2237 domain-containing protein, whose amino-acid sequence MIVLIHLCGRACVSTAKNVLGLPLEPCSHDPLTGFYRNGCCDTGREDTGLHLVCIRASREFLSYSRSVGNDLSTPMPQYDFPGLQPGDRWCLCVERWQQAHAAGKAPKIVLAATHISTLEFVEMDVLEQFADEEVE is encoded by the coding sequence ATGATCGTTTTGATCCATCTTTGTGGGAGAGCTTGCGTGTCGACGGCTAAGAACGTGCTCGGACTTCCGCTCGAGCCTTGCTCGCATGATCCGCTCACCGGCTTCTATCGCAACGGCTGCTGCGATACGGGGCGCGAAGACACGGGCCTGCATCTGGTTTGTATTCGAGCCTCGCGCGAGTTCTTGAGCTACTCGCGCAGCGTCGGCAACGATCTTTCGACCCCGATGCCGCAGTACGATTTTCCCGGCCTGCAACCGGGCGACCGTTGGTGCTTATGCGTCGAGCGGTGGCAGCAAGCGCATGCCGCCGGGAAAGCCCCGAAGATCGTGCTCGCGGCGACCCACATCTCGACCTTGGAGTTCGTCGAGATGGACGTGCTCGAACAGTTCGCCGACGAAGAAGTCGAATAG
- a CDS encoding Gfo/Idh/MocA family oxidoreductase, with the protein METGRFSRRRLLQASGIGVAALTAGGIYSTQQRKVRLGLVGCGARGRQLAAVIGWTRARPLYGEIAAVCDVDSLRAEELSRSLMTKADVYSDYHRLLEREDLDAVVIATPDHWHTAMSLAAMKAGKAVYCEKPLTLTIDEGKRLVRAAKESKCVFQVGTQQRSDSNFQTACELVRNGRLGTMRRVKVSLPTGSLPPESFGGPFVNEPVPAHLDWDRWLGQAPAAEFCKQRFDPFRWWFEYSGGFMTDWGAHHLDIVQWALGLERAGPTTVVADAELPNVVDGYNTPRRFTVDMTYPGDVSVRIELSRKVNGILFEGDAGSIFVNRLRIVGEPYESLASQPLDAVAVRYHNRVRPWGTANYIHMVDFLEAVRSGEAPISDVESQHRAATACHLANIAMRLGRKVRWDADREDFLNDPEATAMLSRPQRAGYAV; encoded by the coding sequence ATGGAGACGGGGCGTTTCTCCCGTCGGCGATTGCTGCAAGCCTCGGGCATCGGGGTCGCGGCACTCACTGCCGGCGGCATCTATTCCACGCAGCAACGAAAAGTTCGCCTCGGCCTCGTCGGGTGCGGTGCGCGAGGTCGGCAACTAGCGGCAGTCATCGGTTGGACGAGAGCCCGGCCGTTGTACGGCGAGATTGCGGCGGTGTGCGATGTCGACTCGCTTCGCGCCGAAGAATTAAGCCGTTCGTTGATGACGAAGGCCGACGTCTATTCCGACTATCACCGGCTCTTAGAGCGCGAAGATCTCGATGCGGTCGTCATCGCCACGCCCGACCATTGGCACACGGCCATGTCGCTCGCTGCGATGAAAGCCGGCAAAGCGGTTTACTGCGAGAAGCCCCTCACGTTGACGATCGACGAAGGAAAGCGACTCGTCCGTGCCGCGAAAGAATCGAAGTGCGTCTTCCAGGTCGGTACGCAACAGCGCAGCGACAGCAACTTTCAAACCGCGTGCGAACTCGTGCGCAACGGCCGCCTCGGCACGATGCGACGTGTGAAGGTCTCGTTGCCGACGGGCTCGCTCCCTCCGGAGTCGTTCGGCGGGCCGTTCGTTAATGAACCGGTCCCCGCGCATCTCGATTGGGATCGCTGGCTCGGGCAGGCACCTGCTGCCGAGTTCTGCAAACAGCGCTTCGATCCGTTTCGTTGGTGGTTCGAATACAGCGGCGGATTCATGACCGACTGGGGAGCCCATCATCTCGATATCGTGCAATGGGCGCTAGGCCTGGAACGCGCAGGGCCGACGACGGTCGTAGCCGATGCCGAACTGCCGAACGTCGTCGACGGCTACAACACTCCACGGCGCTTCACCGTCGACATGACGTATCCCGGCGATGTGAGCGTGCGAATCGAGTTGAGCCGCAAGGTGAACGGAATTCTCTTCGAGGGAGACGCCGGGAGCATATTCGTCAATCGCTTGCGGATCGTCGGCGAGCCGTACGAGTCGCTCGCCTCTCAGCCGCTGGATGCCGTAGCCGTGCGTTATCACAATCGGGTCCGGCCGTGGGGTACGGCGAACTATATCCATATGGTCGACTTCCTCGAAGCGGTTCGTTCCGGGGAGGCTCCGATTTCGGATGTCGAAAGCCAGCATCGGGCGGCCACGGCTTGTCACCTCGCGAACATCGCGATGCGGCTCGGCCGGAAAGTCCGCTGGGATGCCGACCGTGAAGACTTCTTGAACGACCCGGAAGCGACGGCGATGCTCAGCCGTCCGCAACGGGCCGGCTACGCGGTCTGA
- a CDS encoding VWA domain-containing protein yields MSYAPPRRVVRKKRDNTPLIIAIIAILALPALGFGVYQVLNKPKDTNGGPAVAYIPPAQLKRDRLPAAGSQTSEAEYASSKSSILSNPMATNYSNTGSNFGGSSNAFSGSMSSGSGMQSANAATAKACKKIQESLELRKGLVVWLFDRSPSADGRREEVMQAIKSLYPTIVPEGDRKAATSKEDAKLLTAVGAFASDAQFFTDDPVAGDEKVLAAIEGIKSGSDGNIENTFRAISAAITKYAVYTEPPHLRSVSIVVVTDEVGNDQAQRDLVMEAAQKHTIPIYVIGSGAEFGSVGATDVGPEGSAVIRGPESRDVEWVKLDTGSGPGMMGSQECGIGPYGLSAICRESGGEYFVVSSLGGGVTLPPQYYPRYMPERDYQAYVSGNKAMQALIAASKLPAAKQISGAETSFTTDETGVAKTLDIDKAQRPQALIKPALDELFDTLKKGESDRAKLTEPRQQAAFDLALGRAMAAKVRTEGYIVLLAAFKAGRKASKPGAVLWRLEPADGIEKNSVLDSMSKKAREYLEGVVKNHPNTPWAEAAKQELNSPIGWKWTES; encoded by the coding sequence ATGAGCTACGCTCCCCCGCGTCGAGTCGTTCGTAAAAAGCGCGACAACACCCCGCTGATCATCGCCATCATCGCCATCCTCGCCCTCCCGGCGCTCGGCTTCGGCGTTTACCAAGTTTTGAATAAGCCGAAGGATACCAATGGTGGGCCTGCGGTCGCATACATTCCTCCGGCGCAATTGAAACGCGATCGGTTGCCGGCCGCCGGTTCGCAAACATCCGAAGCCGAATACGCCTCATCGAAGTCGTCGATATTGTCGAATCCGATGGCGACGAACTACTCGAACACCGGGTCGAACTTCGGCGGCTCGAGCAATGCTTTCAGCGGATCGATGTCGAGCGGCAGCGGGATGCAGAGCGCCAATGCGGCCACCGCCAAAGCCTGCAAGAAAATCCAGGAGTCGCTCGAGCTCCGTAAAGGTCTGGTTGTGTGGTTGTTCGATCGTTCGCCGAGCGCCGACGGCCGCCGTGAAGAGGTCATGCAGGCGATCAAATCGCTGTATCCGACGATCGTGCCCGAGGGAGATCGCAAGGCCGCGACGTCGAAGGAAGACGCCAAACTGCTGACCGCGGTCGGAGCGTTCGCCTCGGATGCCCAATTCTTTACGGACGATCCCGTCGCCGGCGATGAGAAGGTCTTGGCCGCCATCGAAGGGATCAAGAGCGGTAGCGACGGCAACATCGAAAACACGTTCCGCGCCATCTCCGCGGCGATCACGAAATATGCCGTCTACACGGAGCCTCCGCATTTGCGCAGCGTGTCGATCGTCGTCGTTACGGATGAAGTCGGCAACGATCAGGCCCAGCGCGATCTGGTGATGGAAGCAGCCCAGAAGCACACCATTCCGATCTATGTCATCGGCTCGGGTGCCGAGTTCGGTTCGGTCGGTGCCACGGACGTAGGTCCGGAAGGAAGCGCCGTGATTCGTGGTCCGGAATCGCGCGACGTGGAATGGGTGAAGCTGGATACCGGCTCCGGCCCCGGCATGATGGGCTCGCAAGAATGCGGCATCGGCCCGTATGGGTTGTCGGCGATCTGTCGCGAATCGGGCGGCGAGTATTTCGTCGTCAGTTCGCTCGGCGGCGGGGTGACGTTGCCGCCGCAATACTATCCGCGCTATATGCCGGAACGAGATTATCAAGCATATGTATCGGGCAATAAAGCGATGCAGGCTTTGATCGCCGCGTCGAAGTTGCCGGCTGCGAAACAAATCTCCGGCGCGGAGACGAGCTTCACCACGGACGAGACCGGGGTCGCCAAGACGCTCGACATCGACAAAGCCCAACGCCCGCAAGCGTTGATCAAGCCGGCCCTCGATGAACTCTTCGACACGTTGAAGAAGGGAGAATCGGATCGAGCGAAGCTGACCGAGCCGCGCCAACAAGCCGCGTTCGATTTAGCGCTCGGCCGCGCGATGGCGGCGAAGGTGCGAACCGAAGGGTATATCGTCTTGCTCGCGGCTTTCAAAGCCGGGCGTAAGGCCAGCAAGCCGGGAGCGGTTCTCTGGCGTTTAGAACCTGCCGACGGGATCGAGAAGAATAGCGTGCTCGATAGCATGTCGAAGAAGGCCCGCGAGTATCTCGAAGGGGTAGTTAAGAATCATCCCAACACCCCTTGGGCCGAAGCGGCTAAACAAGAGCTGAACTCGCCGATCGGCTGGAAGTGGACCGAGAGTTAA
- a CDS encoding PQQ-like beta-propeller repeat protein: protein MSATLFVSLALFAAAPTPPAITSVNGAPRAVAMPGGEFLWPQFRGPGGEGHVAQTGLPLEWSETKNIVWKTPIAGGWSSAVIQGDQVWVTSCVELPPLPVAEPAKPAEPKLDSPPKPAAPPKPIDPLMTAEERAKLEAKEKKEAEKEKEKAKPAPKPEVPDPPIELRAVCLDRTSGKIVHDVLIFKIDAPAKIHKKNNHASPTAVIDGDRIFLHFGAHGTACITTDGAIVWKNQTLKYNHRHGPGGSPVVYKDLLLLSCDGTDVQYVVGLDKKTGETRWKSTREGRMAYSTPLLIEIEGKVQLISTGGDAVIGYEPETGREIWRCKYNGYSLVPRPVVAHGFAYICTGYDTPSMFALKLGGTGDVTETHKAWTVKKGAPLNPSPIVVGDEIYMVSDKGIASALNAVTGDEVWQERIGGNFSASPLFAEGRIYLLDEEGKCTVVAPGKEFKELAKNQVDGRTLAGLSVAGKSLFLRTDTHLYRLEVKP, encoded by the coding sequence GCCATTACCTCGGTGAACGGGGCCCCGCGAGCGGTCGCCATGCCCGGCGGCGAGTTCCTTTGGCCGCAGTTTCGCGGACCGGGGGGCGAAGGACACGTCGCGCAGACCGGTCTGCCGCTCGAATGGAGCGAGACGAAAAACATCGTTTGGAAGACGCCGATCGCCGGCGGTTGGTCGAGCGCCGTGATTCAAGGAGATCAGGTTTGGGTGACGAGCTGCGTCGAGTTGCCGCCGCTGCCCGTTGCGGAGCCGGCGAAACCCGCCGAGCCGAAATTAGACAGCCCGCCGAAACCGGCCGCACCACCGAAGCCGATCGACCCGTTGATGACGGCCGAAGAACGAGCGAAGCTCGAAGCGAAGGAAAAAAAGGAAGCCGAGAAAGAGAAAGAAAAGGCCAAGCCCGCCCCGAAGCCGGAAGTGCCGGATCCGCCGATCGAGCTCCGCGCCGTCTGCCTCGACCGCACGTCGGGCAAGATCGTGCATGACGTGCTGATCTTCAAGATCGATGCGCCGGCCAAGATCCACAAAAAGAACAATCATGCCTCACCGACGGCGGTGATCGACGGCGATCGGATCTTCCTCCATTTCGGCGCTCACGGCACGGCCTGCATCACGACCGACGGTGCGATCGTCTGGAAGAACCAAACGCTCAAATACAACCATCGACACGGCCCCGGCGGGTCGCCGGTCGTGTACAAGGATCTCTTGCTGTTGTCTTGCGACGGCACCGATGTGCAGTACGTCGTCGGGCTCGATAAGAAGACCGGTGAGACCCGTTGGAAGTCGACGCGCGAAGGGCGCATGGCTTACAGCACGCCGCTGTTGATCGAAATCGAAGGGAAGGTGCAGCTCATCAGCACCGGCGGCGACGCCGTGATCGGTTACGAGCCGGAAACCGGCAGGGAAATCTGGCGCTGCAAATACAACGGCTATTCGCTCGTGCCGCGGCCGGTCGTCGCGCACGGGTTCGCCTATATCTGCACCGGCTATGATACCCCCAGCATGTTCGCCTTGAAGCTCGGCGGAACGGGGGACGTGACTGAGACGCACAAGGCCTGGACCGTGAAGAAGGGGGCGCCGCTCAATCCCTCGCCGATCGTCGTCGGCGACGAAATCTACATGGTCAGCGACAAGGGAATCGCCTCGGCGCTGAATGCCGTCACCGGCGATGAGGTTTGGCAAGAGCGGATCGGGGGCAACTTCTCGGCCTCGCCCCTCTTCGCCGAGGGGCGGATCTACCTGCTCGATGAAGAAGGAAAATGCACCGTCGTCGCGCCCGGCAAGGAATTCAAAGAACTAGCGAAAAACCAAGTCGACGGGCGAACGCTCGCCGGACTTTCGGTAGCCGGAAAGTCGTTGTTTCTTCGAACCGATACGCATCTGTATCGGCTCGAAGTGAAGCCGTAG